One genomic segment of Ricinus communis isolate WT05 ecotype wild-type chromosome 5, ASM1957865v1, whole genome shotgun sequence includes these proteins:
- the LOC8276030 gene encoding uncharacterized protein LOC8276030: MPHTTTSTAAAIFLILLITTATSSPIIPGLDSFLSRQSHTDPKSTNDTFNTLPSSLKNSLSHHSNPTHIPSLITSLLSLSLPLSLHIRLVGPSFPPDSSSLLSSFLSSTQSSDHFHVITSDSPHHQHRLSIKHSPHLDISHAGSALTSRLSESLQSAISQTPSSLRSPLLSIPYNVIDDIIKQDFDKEKSVLGIYIYLLSLGAQSKNYAYSYTPGDSSPGFTKCLGTIWTGKERYLWIDLSAGPVDYGPALSGDGVLPRGEFHPLAAMHGRPKSQKALLADLSSLIWSAYQVLLVPSLRIPVHFETSLIVEFIHVYGSESNTGGLDWKAIEKNFRDEAGEEGLLLGDQSLVFRNYAIHFADCPICSFAVSRSINSYTSRFLFDNYTLIVSEYVDSKKLHQILSESAEEFRRMAGIPEEDFGRVLPVYVFDLDYNTLLLLDRYHQSVAFRDMVIAVRTKTTQTVSDYSCNGRHVFTHTRELERPLVGSILQSMWGVSPTHLSWSSRHNNTLVDYTWSVGQTPFGPFSETSSLSFVQKDAARRNVLLTSLNYSITSAIDVLESIAAHGGDRKLLKQSQHVEFIQRWNLFKYKLDKAVSAMSHLDFEMALYYMRSSDHDLYAIHSLVYHASQDLEASLLCFKDPPFPWGSVSISAIGFFALFYVFAKRDKLFRNKRKQF; this comes from the coding sequence ATGCCCCACACCACCACCTCCACCGCCGCCGCCATCTTTCTCATCCTCCTGATCACCACAGCAACCTCCTCCCCAATAATCCCGGGGCTAGACTCATTCCTCTCACGACAATCTCACACAGACCCAAAATCCACAAATGACACATTCAACACCCTCCCGTCCTCCCTCAAAAACTCCCTTTCCCACCACTCTAACCCAACTCATATCCCTTCTCTCATAACCtcccttctctctctttctctccctctctccCTCCACATCCGCCTCGTGGGTCCCTCTTTTCCTCCCGACTCCTCCTCCCTCCTCTCCTCCTTCCTCTCTTCCACCCAATCCTCCGACCACTTCCACGTCATCACTTCCGATTCGCCCCACCATCAGCACCGCCTCTCCATCAAACACTCCCCCCACCTCGACATCTCCCACGCAGGCTCCGCTCTCACCTCACGCCTCTCCGAATCCCTCCAATCCGCGATCTCCCAAACCCCTTCTTCCCTGCGGTCCCCACTCCTCTCAATTCCCTACAATGTAATTgatgatattataaaacaagATTTTGACAAGGAAAAATCTGTTCTTGGGATTTATATTTACTTGCTTTCTTTAGGCGCTCAAAGTAAAAACTATGCTTATAGTTACACTCCTGGTGACTCATCTCCTGGTTTTACTAAATGTTTGGGTACTATTTGGACTGGTAAAGAGAGATATTTATGGATTGATCTCTCTGCTGGTCCTGTTGATTATGGTCCTGCTTTATCTGGTGATGGGGTCTTACCCAGAGGTGAGTTTCACCCTCTTGCCGCTATGCACGGTCGGCCCAAGTCCCAAAAGGCTCTTCTTGCTGATCTGAGCTCATTGATTTGGAGTGCTTATCAGGTTCTGCTTGTGCCCTCTTTGAGAATACCTGTCCATTTTGAGACTTCTTtaattgttgaatttattCATGTTTATGGGTCTGAAAGTAATACTGGTGGTTTGGATTGGAAAGCTATTGAGAAGAATTTTAGAGATGAGGCTGGTGAGGAGGGGTTGTTGTTAGGGGATCAGTCTTTGGTTTTTAGGAACTATGCTATTCATTTTGCCGATTGTCCAATTTGTTCTTTTGCTGTTTCAAGGTCTATTAATTCCTATACTTCAAGGTTTTTGTTTGATAATTATACTTTGATTGTGAGTGAGTATGTTGATTCGAAGAAATTGCATCAGATTTTATCTGAATCTGCTGAGGAGTTTAGGAGGATGGCTGGGATTCCTGAGGAGGATTTTGGTAGGGTCCTTCCTGTGTATGTGTTTGATTTGGATTATAATACACTGTTGTTGCTCGATCGGTATCATCAATCAGTTGCATTTAGAGATATGGTCATTGCTGTGAGGACCAAGACTACACAGACTGTGAGCGATTATAGCTGTAATGGACGTCATGTGTTTACGCATACTAGGGAGCTTGAGCGACCGCTTGTTGGTTCTATTTTACAGAGTATGTGGGGAGTGTCACCTACCCATTTGTCATGGAGCTCAAGGCATAATAATACTTTGGTAGATTATACTTGGAGTGTTGGGCAGACTCCCTTTGGGCCTTTCTCAGAGACTTCGTCACTGTCTTTTGTTCAGAAGGATGCAGCTCGAAGAAATGTTCTTTTGACGTCTCTGAATTACAGTATAACAAGTGCTATAGATGTTCTTGAATCTATAGCAGCACATGGTGGCGACAGGAAGCTACTTAAACAAAGTCAACATGTTGAATTCATACAGAGATGGAACCTGTTCAAGTACAAGCTGGATAAAGCAGTTTCTGCAATGTCTCATTTGGACTTTGAGATGGCTTTGTATTACATGAGATCCTCAGACCATGATCTGTATGCTATCCATTCTCTTGTCTATCATGCATCCCAGGATTTGGAGGCATCGTTACTTTGTTTCAAGGATCCACCCTTTCCATGGGGCTCTGTTTCAATATCTGCAATAGGCTTTTTTGCACTATTCTATGTTTTTGCCAAAAGAGACAAACtgtttagaaataaaagaaagcagTTTTGA